The following proteins are co-located in the Camelina sativa cultivar DH55 chromosome 12, Cs, whole genome shotgun sequence genome:
- the LOC109128096 gene encoding putative defensin-like protein 158, translating into MIMAKIPCSYYFLIIMLVFSAVEKAKGNLCTKIINPETPYSDLVDCRLNCYMGYNGVGKCLKTKVGRDPKCVCTYNC; encoded by the exons ATGATCATGGCCAAAATACCATGTTCTTATTATTTCCTCATAATCATGCTTGTGTTCTCCG cGGTTGAGAAAGCTAAGGGAAATCTATGTACTAAAATCATCAATCCAGAAACTCCATATTCTGACCTTGTTGACTGTCGTCTAAACTGCTATATGGGATACAATGGAGTTGGAAAATGTTTGAAAACCAAAGTTGGTAGAGATCCTAAATGTGTTTGTACTTATAATTGTTAA
- the LOC104730407 gene encoding acid phosphatase 1-like: MTLSRSRSVSFFILALFAVLINPAISSRASSFIKLPNSDEFPDESPDESQVIAHCAAWRLAVETDNAGEWKVVPRGCVPYVKNYYSSGQFDADYDVLVVYITNYAKTIKLAGNGKDAWVFDIDETLLSNFPYYKAHHGYGSEPYDNTQFNRWVVTGKAPAFDAGLRLYNALKELGFTIILLTGRDESQRSITEKNLLYAGYSGWNRLLLRGHEDQGKSATQYKSEQRSKVVKEGYTIHGSTGDQWSDLQGFALATRSFKVPNPLYYIA; this comes from the exons ATGACGTTATCTCGTAGCCGCTCGGtttccttcttcatcctcgCTCTATTCGCCGTCTTGATCAATCCAGCGATCTCTTCACGTGCATCATCCTTCATCAAGCTCCCTAACTCTGACGAATTTCCTGACGAATCTCCCGACGAATCTCAAGTCATCGCTCACTGCGCGGCCTGGAGATTGGCTGTGGAGACCGACAATGCCGGCGAGTGGAAGGTGGTTCCGCGCGGATGCGTTCCCTACGTTAAAAACTACTACAGCAGTGGCCAGTTCGACGCGGATTACGACGTACTCGTTGTTTACATCACCAACTACGCTAAAACGATCAAGCTTGCCGGCAACGGCAAGGACGCATGGGTCTTTGACATCGATGAGACGCTTCTCTCAAATTTCCCGTACTACAAGGCTCATCATGGTTACGG GTCTGAGCCGTACGACAATACTCAATTCAATAGGTGGGTGGTAACAGGAAAAGCCCCAGCTTTTGATGCGGGCTTGAGGCTTTACAATGCTCTCAAGGAACTTGGTTTCACAATCATTCTCCTAACCGGACGAGATGAAAGTCAAAGGAGTATTACTGAGAAAAATCTCCTCTACGCCGGTTATTCCGGTTGGAACCGACTCCTCTTGAG GGGTCATGAAGATCAAGGGAAATCAGCAACACAGTACAAATCAGAACAGAGATCAAAAGTGGTTAAAGAAGGCTATACAATCCATGGAAGTACAGGCGATCAATGGAGTGACTTGCAAGGTTTTGCCTTGGCCACTCGTTCCTTCAAAGTCCCAAATCCATTGTACTACATTGCTTGA